The sequence below is a genomic window from Acetivibrio clariflavus DSM 19732.
CTCCTTTACTTTATAAAACCAGTTACGGTATATGGATATAGTAGTAACGGTCGAGAAAAATACCTATAGCCAACAAAATAAGGGCAATTGCTATTAAAATATAAGCCAGTTCTATATATTGCTTAAAGTCATCTTTTTCAAATTCGGTTTTTTCAAATTTGTCAATGTCTGCAAAAACTTTGGACAAAGCTTCAGGATCCTTTGCCCTATAGTACTTGCCATGGGTTTTTTCTGCAATTCTGGTGAGCAGTTCTTCATCCAGGTTATCATTAGCTTGCTGGTAGGTAGTAATGCCGAAGAATTCACGAGGGATAAGGGTTTTATCCGAACCTACACCTATTGTATAGATTTTTATTCCATAATTTTTTGCCAATTCGCTGGCTGTTTCGGGATTAATAGAGCCGGCGTTATTTGCACCGTCAGTAACAAGAATGATAACCTTTGATTGAGAGTTGCTCTTTTTCAGTCGGTTGAGTCCGACAGAAATGGCCATACCTATAGCTGTACCATCCTCGTTAACCGATTCAAAGCTTACGTTTTGAAGCGACTCTCTAACCACATTATGATCCAGGGTAAGAGGTACTCTTGTATATGCGGTTCCGGCAAAAACAATTAATGATATTCTGTCATTTGGCCTCTTATCGACAAAATCCTGAATAGTCTGTCGCGCAACTTCCAAACGGTTAGGTGTAAAGTCTACCGACTGCATGGAACCGGATACGTCTAACGCTATGGCAATATCTATTCCCTGTTTTGTAACAGGAGCGTTTGAAGCAGGCAGTTGAGGTCTTGCCATTGCGACAACTAACAGTATAAGGCTTGTAAGAATAAAATATCTGCCGATTTTATGTTTAATGGTATTTTTGTAGCCATAGCTTTTTAAAAGCTTGACACTGGAAAATTTGAGTGTAGACTTTTTTCCACGCTTAAAAAACAGATATATTAATAAAGGTATAAACAAAAGGAAATACCAATTTTGTAATGTCATTTTGCTTCTCCTTTTTTTACTTCTTCTATACTGTCTACCAAAGAAGTAAGTCTTTCCATAAGTTCTAACTTTTTAGCCATTGGTGCCGGTGTGCCTGAAAACTTAAAATAGTCATTTTCAGAAAGCCAGGACTTAATTTCCGGCAATTTTTCATTTAATTGAGGCATTCGGCTTATTTCATAAAGGATTTCTGTTGATGTTTTTCCTTTTATGGAATAGGAACATGTGGATTCCAAGTACTCTTTAAAAATTCGGGTCAAATTAACCAGATAATCCTTTTGCTCAACGGATAAATCGCCAATTGCCTTTTTAAAACGTTCATAGGGCGTCATTAATGATTTTTTTCGTTTCATCAGTAATGTCTTAATATTTATAGCGAGTGACAATATAAATACAA
It includes:
- a CDS encoding vWA domain-containing protein — translated: MTLQNWYFLLFIPLLIYLFFKRGKKSTLKFSSVKLLKSYGYKNTIKHKIGRYFILTSLILLVVAMARPQLPASNAPVTKQGIDIAIALDVSGSMQSVDFTPNRLEVARQTIQDFVDKRPNDRISLIVFAGTAYTRVPLTLDHNVVRESLQNVSFESVNEDGTAIGMAISVGLNRLKKSNSQSKVIILVTDGANNAGSINPETASELAKNYGIKIYTIGVGSDKTLIPREFFGITTYQQANDNLDEELLTRIAEKTHGKYYRAKDPEALSKVFADIDKFEKTEFEKDDFKQYIELAYILIAIALILLAIGIFLDRYYYIHIP